The following coding sequences lie in one Cercospora beticola chromosome 9, complete sequence genomic window:
- a CDS encoding uncharacterized protein (antiSMASH:Cluster_1): protein MKLIKLFAIMLAILAPLSSAWTVNVWSSDTHTANGTELTLCIRRMQATLEKHPNSTAHEGYRCGDFWIQWGEALGYVHEKTNLWLFNQCKDQIFDAALHSKDWVKCEVTGGFNKRMMAYSPHGKRACYKKDLNDHSPCKERKKKTKNPEKTIATTAVETITATIVQPTTSYREEVTTTQKPIVSTGIKESVITMTTKVPFTTTM, encoded by the exons ATGAAGCTCATAAAGCTCTTCGCTATCATGCTCGCCATTCTGGCTCCGCTATCGTCCGCCTGGACAGTGAACGTCTGGTCCTCGGACACCCACACCGCTAACGGAACAGAACTTACGCTATGTATCCGCAGAATGCAAGCCACTTTGGAGAAGCACCCCAACT CTACCGCCCACGAGGGCTACCGCTGCGGCGATTTCTGGATCCAATGGGGAGAAGCCCTAGGTTACGTCCACGAAAAGACGAACCTGTGGCTGTTCAACCAGTGCAAAGACCAGATTTTCGATGCTGCTCTGCATTCCAAGGACTGGGTCAAGTGCGAGGTCACAGGTGGCTTCAACAAGAGAATGATGGCTTACTCGCCGCACGGAAAGCGCGCTTGCTACAAGAAGGACCTGAATGACCATTCCCCGTGCAAGGAGCGCAAGAAAAAGACCAAGAATCCCGAGAAGACCATCGCAACCACCGCCGTCGAAACCATCACAGCCACAATCGTCCAACCAACCACTTCCTACAGGGAAGAAGTGACGACTACTCAGAAACCTATCGTCAGCACCGGCATCAAAGAGAGCGTCATCACCATGACCACCAAGGTTCCATTCACCACTACGATGTAA